The Methylomonas montana genome has a window encoding:
- a CDS encoding phytoene/squalene synthase family protein — protein sequence MNGSQTLINTPELLRQLPDAELQATLLEGVSRTFALTIPQLPGELYPAVANAYLLCRIVDTIEDEVSLSPQQKKYFCSAFIEIVKTGNNAEAFSAELAPLLSEQTIPAEHSLIAVVPRVIAITRSLDAPQIEALACCVETMANGMPVYQALDLHAGLKTMKDMDDYCYYVAGCVGEMLAKLFCHYSPEIAAHRDELLKLSVSFGQGLQMTNILKDIWDDAKRGVCWLPQDIFTETGFNLVDLTPETDDERFRKGLERLISIAHGHLQNALTYTQLLPSHETGIRNFCLWALGMAVLTLKKIKENLNFNESNQVKISRNSVKATIIATKLTVRSNLLLSLLFNLASRNLKTPNWHYSPISHTGQ from the coding sequence ATGAACGGATCTCAAACACTAATCAACACTCCGGAGTTGCTCAGACAACTACCCGACGCCGAATTGCAAGCCACCCTGCTTGAAGGCGTATCGCGTACTTTCGCGCTGACCATTCCGCAACTACCAGGCGAACTGTACCCTGCGGTAGCCAATGCTTATTTACTCTGCAGAATTGTTGACACCATCGAGGATGAAGTTTCTCTCAGCCCCCAACAAAAGAAATATTTTTGCAGCGCTTTTATTGAAATCGTCAAAACCGGCAACAATGCCGAGGCATTCAGCGCCGAACTAGCCCCCTTACTGTCCGAACAGACCATTCCGGCGGAACACAGCCTGATAGCCGTCGTACCTCGCGTCATTGCTATCACGCGTTCGCTGGACGCGCCGCAAATCGAAGCATTGGCTTGTTGCGTGGAAACCATGGCTAATGGCATGCCCGTGTATCAAGCCCTGGATTTGCACGCCGGCCTGAAAACCATGAAAGACATGGATGACTATTGCTATTACGTCGCCGGATGCGTCGGCGAAATGCTGGCAAAACTGTTCTGCCATTATTCCCCGGAAATAGCCGCCCATCGCGACGAATTGCTAAAACTATCGGTATCGTTCGGCCAAGGCTTGCAAATGACCAACATCCTGAAAGACATTTGGGACGACGCCAAACGCGGCGTGTGCTGGTTGCCGCAAGACATATTTACCGAAACCGGCTTCAATCTTGTCGATTTGACACCGGAAACCGACGACGAACGCTTCCGCAAAGGACTTGAGCGCTTGATCAGCATCGCCCATGGCCACCTGCAAAACGCCCTGACCTACACCCAGCTGTTACCGAGCCACGAAACCGGCATCCGCAACTTTTGTTTGTGGGCCTTGGGTATGGCTGTGCTGACGCTAAAAAAAATCAAGGAAAACCTTAATTTCAACGAATCCAACCAGGTCAAAATCAGCCGCAACAGTGTCAAGGCAACCATTATTGCCACCAAGCTGACGGTTCGCAGCAACCTGCTGCTTTCCCTGCTTTTCAACCTGGCCAGCCGTAATTTGAAAACGCCAAATTGGCACTATTCGCCTATATCGCACACTGGACAATAA
- the shc gene encoding squalene--hopene cyclase → MFTEAHIDTSSHDISNSTDSSGLGLLNAAIERAQAKLLSLQSPEGYWVFELEADCTIPSEYIMMMHYLDDIDEALQAKIAVYLRSRQAEDGSYPLFTGGPGDISGSVKTYYALKMAGDSIDAPHMVKLRDWILSQGGAARANVFTRIALAIFEQLPWRGVPYIPVEIMLLPSWFPFHLDKVSYWSRTVMVPLFIMCTLKAKAKNPHKVNVLELFVVHPDEEKHYFPERTLLNKFFLGLDKLGRVTQPLIPQRVREHAIQKAVDWFTERLNGEDGLGGIFPAMVNAYQAMLLLGFPADHPNVVIARQSIDKLLVIKDDYAYCQPCLSPVWDTALAALALQESDKAGNTANLSRAYDWLKSVQLSDEPGDWRVRRPDLAGGGWAFQFANPHYPDVDDTAIVGFAMADSNLPELDESIHRATRWIVGMQSQNGGYGAFDVDNTYYYLNEIPFADHGALLDPPTVDVSARCAMLMARVAKDHDEYLPTLQRTIEYVRSEQEADGSWFGRWGTNYIYGTWSALLGLEQTNVPKTDPMYSKAAAWLKSVQNEDGGWGEDNLSYHDDQKYRGRYEFSTAFQTAWAVLGLIAAGEVRSPEVKAGIDFLLRGQQADGVWNDPCFTAPGFPKVFYLKYHGYDKFFPLWALARYRNELAKQ, encoded by the coding sequence ATGTTTACTGAAGCCCATATAGATACCAGCAGCCACGACATTTCGAACAGTACCGACAGTAGCGGCCTTGGCTTGCTCAATGCCGCCATCGAACGCGCCCAAGCCAAATTGCTTAGCTTGCAAAGCCCGGAAGGTTACTGGGTTTTCGAGCTGGAAGCCGACTGCACCATCCCGTCCGAATACATCATGATGATGCATTATCTGGACGACATTGACGAAGCACTGCAAGCCAAAATCGCCGTTTATCTGCGTAGCCGCCAAGCGGAAGACGGCAGCTATCCGTTGTTTACCGGCGGACCGGGCGACATCAGCGGTAGTGTCAAAACCTATTACGCTTTGAAAATGGCGGGCGACTCCATCGACGCGCCGCACATGGTTAAATTGCGCGACTGGATACTCAGCCAAGGCGGCGCCGCGCGTGCCAATGTCTTCACTCGTATCGCGCTGGCGATTTTCGAGCAATTGCCCTGGCGCGGCGTGCCTTATATTCCTGTGGAAATTATGCTGCTGCCTAGCTGGTTCCCGTTCCATCTGGACAAAGTATCCTACTGGTCGCGCACGGTGATGGTGCCGCTATTCATCATGTGCACCTTAAAAGCCAAAGCCAAAAATCCGCATAAGGTCAATGTATTGGAACTGTTTGTGGTCCACCCTGACGAGGAGAAACACTATTTCCCGGAACGGACCCTGCTCAACAAATTTTTCTTGGGCCTGGATAAGTTGGGACGCGTCACCCAACCGCTGATTCCACAGCGAGTGCGTGAACATGCCATCCAAAAAGCCGTGGACTGGTTCACCGAACGCTTGAACGGCGAAGACGGCCTGGGCGGGATATTCCCAGCCATGGTCAATGCCTATCAAGCCATGTTGCTACTGGGCTTCCCGGCCGATCACCCGAATGTCGTGATTGCCCGCCAATCCATCGACAAATTATTGGTGATCAAAGATGACTACGCCTATTGCCAGCCTTGCCTATCGCCAGTTTGGGATACAGCTTTGGCGGCGTTGGCATTGCAGGAATCCGACAAAGCAGGCAACACCGCCAACCTGAGCCGCGCTTACGACTGGTTGAAAAGCGTGCAATTGTCCGATGAACCGGGCGACTGGCGGGTGCGCCGCCCCGATCTGGCCGGCGGCGGTTGGGCTTTCCAGTTCGCCAATCCGCATTACCCCGATGTAGACGACACGGCGATCGTGGGTTTTGCGATGGCCGATTCCAATTTGCCCGAACTAGACGAGTCTATCCACCGAGCGACTCGCTGGATTGTCGGTATGCAATCGCAAAACGGCGGTTACGGTGCCTTCGATGTCGATAATACTTACTACTATTTGAACGAAATCCCATTCGCAGACCACGGCGCACTGTTGGACCCACCAACCGTTGACGTCAGCGCCCGTTGCGCGATGTTGATGGCCAGAGTTGCCAAAGATCACGACGAATACCTGCCAACCTTGCAGCGCACCATCGAATACGTCCGTAGCGAACAGGAAGCCGACGGCTCATGGTTCGGCCGCTGGGGTACCAATTACATTTACGGCACCTGGTCTGCGCTGCTGGGACTGGAACAAACCAATGTTCCGAAAACCGACCCGATGTACAGCAAAGCCGCAGCCTGGCTGAAAAGCGTGCAAAACGAAGACGGCGGCTGGGGAGAAGACAACCTGAGCTATCACGACGATCAAAAATACCGCGGCCGCTACGAGTTTAGCACCGCGTTCCAAACTGCCTGGGCGGTGCTGGGTTTGATTGCGGCCGGTGAAGTCCGCAGCCCGGAAGTCAAGGCCGGCATCGACTTCCTGCTGCGTGGCCAACAAGCCGACGGCGTTTGGAACGACCCATGCTTTACCGCCCCCGGCTTCCCAAAAGTGTTTTATTTGAAATATCACGGTTACGACAAATTCTTCCCATTGTGGGCGCTAGCCAGATACCGTAACGAATTGGCCAAACAGTGA
- a CDS encoding copper resistance CopC family protein: protein MRYFKHSLFALLLSVSSIAFGHAVVTHNSLKLKPVPVNLASQVELSFNSKVELDLSEVFLVSAGDKMQTITATPGEKPGQVLLNLPALQPGEYAIKLKIFAADGHLSEDLLRFFVTQAK, encoded by the coding sequence ATGCGTTATTTTAAACACAGTTTGTTTGCATTATTGCTGAGCGTCAGCTCTATTGCCTTCGGCCATGCGGTCGTCACGCATAACTCATTGAAACTGAAACCGGTACCGGTCAACCTGGCCAGCCAAGTCGAACTGTCGTTCAACTCCAAGGTGGAACTGGATTTATCAGAGGTGTTCCTGGTGAGTGCCGGCGACAAAATGCAAACCATTACCGCCACACCGGGCGAAAAACCCGGCCAGGTATTGCTGAATCTGCCGGCCTTACAACCAGGTGAATATGCCATCAAATTGAAAATATTCGCCGCAGACGGTCATCTCAGTGAAGACCTGCTGCGCTTTTTCGTTACACAAGCTAAGTGA
- a CDS encoding ABC transporter substrate-binding protein, which translates to MLKKVYFGLSLLLLVSLSPLAMAEEASAKQVVDEFQNQLLSVMKQGKELGFQGRYDKLDVAVKKSHDLPKIARIVVGKQWEELTPEQQSKLENVFSKLSVSAYAHNFKEYAGESFSFVSEEETGRGGVVIHTNLHIPGEKDVKFDYMMKKKDEGWQIINIIADGVSDLALKRSDYTSVLSRDGFDALIAKITEKIESYAKQ; encoded by the coding sequence ATGTTAAAAAAAGTTTATTTCGGCTTGAGTTTGCTGTTGCTTGTATCTTTATCGCCATTGGCTATGGCCGAAGAAGCCTCGGCTAAGCAGGTGGTCGACGAATTTCAGAATCAGCTGTTGAGTGTGATGAAGCAAGGCAAGGAGTTGGGTTTTCAAGGGCGTTACGACAAACTGGATGTGGCGGTAAAGAAGAGTCACGATCTACCTAAAATTGCCAGGATAGTGGTCGGTAAGCAGTGGGAGGAGTTGACTCCCGAGCAGCAGAGTAAGTTGGAAAATGTGTTCAGCAAACTTAGCGTGTCGGCGTATGCCCATAACTTCAAAGAGTATGCGGGCGAGTCTTTCAGTTTTGTGTCGGAAGAGGAAACCGGGCGCGGTGGGGTTGTCATCCATACCAACTTGCACATTCCGGGAGAAAAGGATGTCAAGTTCGATTATATGATGAAGAAAAAAGACGAAGGCTGGCAAATTATCAATATAATAGCGGATGGTGTCAGTGATTTGGCATTGAAAAGATCGGATTACACCAGCGTATTAAGCCGCGACGGTTTTGATGCGTTGATTGCCAAAATCACCGAAAAAATCGAAAGTTACGCAAAACAATAA
- the hpnH gene encoding adenosyl-hopene transferase HpnH, with translation MSVPLRQQLAVGSYLIKQKIKGVKKYPLVLMLEPLFRCNLACAGCGKIDYPDDILDKRLSVEECLAAVDECGAPMVSIPGGEPLIHKEMPQIVEGIIARKKFVYLCTNALLLRKRINDYKPSPYLTFSIHLDGLQDKHDSSVCQQGVFDIAVEAIKLALGKGFRVTINCTLFQGETPEEVAEFLDYAMELGVEGVTIAPGFSYERAPKQDVFIRGLDVKNLFRGIFKLGKNRNWKLNHSSLYLDYLAGNQNYDCTPWGNPTRNVFGWQKPCYLLADEGNAGSFKELLETTPWDKYGTAKNPKCANCMAHCGYEATAVEDTLAHPLKALLASIRGPKTSGKMVEEKQPEFVPVYKKSAISEIPVKIES, from the coding sequence GTGAGTGTTCCTTTACGTCAGCAATTGGCTGTAGGTAGTTATCTGATTAAGCAAAAAATTAAAGGCGTTAAAAAATACCCTTTGGTTTTGATGCTGGAGCCCCTGTTCAGATGCAACTTGGCTTGCGCGGGTTGCGGTAAGATCGATTATCCCGATGATATTCTCGATAAGCGCTTGTCGGTTGAAGAATGCTTGGCGGCTGTCGACGAGTGCGGCGCGCCTATGGTTTCCATTCCGGGTGGCGAGCCGTTGATTCATAAAGAGATGCCGCAAATCGTGGAAGGCATTATCGCCAGAAAGAAATTCGTTTACCTGTGCACCAATGCCCTGCTGCTGAGAAAGCGCATCAACGATTATAAGCCGTCGCCTTATCTGACTTTCTCGATCCATCTTGACGGCCTCCAAGACAAGCACGATAGTTCGGTTTGCCAGCAAGGCGTATTTGATATTGCGGTCGAAGCCATCAAACTGGCTTTGGGCAAGGGCTTTCGGGTGACCATCAACTGCACCTTGTTCCAAGGTGAAACGCCGGAAGAAGTGGCGGAATTTTTGGATTATGCGATGGAGCTAGGCGTTGAGGGCGTAACGATCGCGCCGGGATTTAGCTACGAACGTGCACCGAAACAAGATGTTTTCATCAGAGGGCTTGATGTTAAAAACCTGTTCCGCGGCATCTTTAAGCTTGGTAAAAACCGCAACTGGAAATTAAATCATTCATCGCTGTATTTGGATTATCTGGCTGGCAATCAAAATTACGACTGCACGCCTTGGGGTAATCCGACTCGCAACGTATTCGGTTGGCAGAAGCCATGCTATTTGCTGGCTGACGAGGGCAACGCCGGTTCGTTCAAAGAGCTGTTGGAAACCACGCCTTGGGATAAATACGGCACGGCCAAAAATCCTAAATGCGCGAACTGCATGGCGCATTGCGGTTATGAAGCCACGGCAGTCGAGGATACTTTGGCGCATCCGCTCAAGGCATTGCTGGCAAGCATTCGTGGACCTAAAACTTCGGGCAAGATGGTTGAGGAAAAGCAGCCTGAATTTGTGCCGGTCTACAAAAAAAGCGCGATTTCCGAGATTCCGGTCAAAATCGAGTCTTGA
- a CDS encoding phosphorylase family protein, which yields MTIGIVVALPEELSTLTGQKLSQGDCVSISENILLTLAGAGPLNAERAARLLISEGADKLISWGCAAALAPNLKPGDLVLAEQLLSEQQQSFHTEADWRQHLHNLLDKHLPISGGTLAESSHIVADRDDKQHLYRQTGAVALDMESCAIAKAAQYAKLPCIVIRAIADPATMSLPQAVSQALNSQGQVELGKLLRFLLSHPWEVPELIKLGLHFYAARKTLKTVAKYLTEIIHF from the coding sequence GTGACGATAGGCATTGTCGTTGCACTCCCGGAAGAACTTAGCACCCTGACCGGCCAAAAGCTGTCTCAGGGTGACTGCGTTAGCATTAGCGAGAATATTTTGCTGACATTGGCCGGCGCCGGGCCACTTAATGCCGAGCGGGCAGCGCGCTTGTTGATTAGCGAGGGCGCCGACAAACTGATCAGTTGGGGATGTGCGGCGGCCTTGGCGCCAAACTTGAAACCGGGCGACCTGGTTTTGGCCGAGCAGCTCTTATCCGAACAGCAGCAGTCATTCCATACCGAAGCAGACTGGCGTCAGCATCTGCATAATTTGTTGGATAAACACTTGCCAATTTCCGGCGGGACATTAGCGGAAAGCAGCCATATCGTTGCCGACCGCGACGATAAGCAGCACCTTTATCGCCAAACCGGCGCGGTGGCCTTGGATATGGAAAGCTGCGCGATTGCCAAAGCCGCCCAATACGCAAAACTACCCTGCATAGTCATTCGCGCGATTGCCGACCCGGCTACGATGAGTTTGCCACAAGCCGTGAGCCAAGCCTTGAATAGTCAGGGACAGGTCGAACTCGGCAAATTATTGCGTTTTTTGCTAAGCCACCCTTGGGAAGTCCCAGAATTGATCAAACTGGGCCTGCACTTTTATGCCGCTCGGAAAACCCTGAAAACCGTCGCCAAATATTTAACCGAAATCATCCATTTTTAG
- a CDS encoding aspartate aminotransferase family protein, translating to MSFSIADLFTQHFDEKFDLHEHYLNNQMVRVLRTIGYDRNYKKAIGQYLYDQDNNEYLDLLSGFGVFAIGRNHPTVISALHEAMTLELPNLVQMDVSLLSGLLAKEILATTPDNLDKMFFCNSGTEAVEAAIKFARYTTKRPRIVHCEHAFHGLTLGSLSLNGEEIFREGFGPLLPNCNAVPFNDLEALEKALSSKDVAAFIVEPIQGKGVNVPDDHYLPEVERLCKKYGTLFVADEIQTGIGRTGKFWAIDHWNVKPDMILMAKALSGGFVPVGGVAMTTKIMDTVFNRMDRAVVHGSTFSKNNMAMAAGLATLEVMRAENLVENSAKVGEDIINTLNASTAQYEFLKEARGKGLMIAIEFQSPKSLGLKAAWAMLEAANKGLFCQMITIPLFKEHRILSQVAGHGMNVVKLLPPLNLTQKDRDWIVNSLDKTIADTHQVTGSIWTLGKNLASHALKK from the coding sequence ATGTCTTTTAGCATTGCCGATCTTTTTACTCAGCATTTCGATGAAAAATTCGATTTGCACGAGCACTATCTCAACAATCAAATGGTGCGGGTGTTGCGCACTATCGGTTACGACAGAAATTATAAAAAAGCCATCGGCCAATACCTTTACGACCAAGATAATAACGAGTATCTGGATTTATTGAGCGGCTTCGGCGTGTTCGCGATCGGCCGCAATCACCCGACAGTGATCAGCGCTCTGCACGAAGCCATGACGCTGGAGCTACCGAATCTGGTGCAAATGGACGTATCCCTGCTCAGCGGCTTGCTGGCTAAGGAAATTCTCGCCACCACGCCGGATAATCTGGACAAGATGTTTTTCTGCAATTCCGGCACCGAAGCGGTAGAAGCGGCCATCAAATTCGCCCGCTACACCACCAAACGCCCGCGCATCGTCCATTGCGAACACGCTTTCCACGGCTTGACGCTGGGATCGCTGTCGCTGAACGGCGAGGAAATTTTCCGGGAAGGTTTCGGACCATTATTGCCTAACTGCAACGCGGTGCCATTCAACGACCTGGAAGCGCTGGAAAAAGCCCTCAGCAGCAAGGATGTGGCAGCCTTCATCGTCGAACCGATTCAAGGCAAAGGCGTCAATGTGCCGGACGACCATTATCTGCCGGAAGTGGAACGCTTATGCAAAAAATACGGCACCTTGTTCGTCGCCGACGAAATTCAGACGGGCATCGGCCGTACCGGCAAGTTCTGGGCGATCGATCACTGGAATGTCAAACCAGACATGATCTTGATGGCTAAAGCCTTATCTGGCGGCTTCGTGCCGGTGGGCGGCGTAGCGATGACCACCAAAATCATGGACACCGTCTTCAACCGTATGGATAGAGCCGTGGTGCATGGCTCGACTTTCTCGAAAAATAATATGGCCATGGCGGCTGGTCTGGCGACCTTGGAAGTCATGCGCGCCGAAAACTTGGTGGAAAACAGCGCCAAAGTCGGCGAGGACATTATCAACACCCTCAACGCCTCCACCGCTCAATACGAGTTCCTCAAGGAAGCACGCGGCAAGGGCTTAATGATTGCGATTGAATTCCAATCGCCGAAAAGTCTGGGACTAAAAGCTGCCTGGGCAATGCTGGAAGCCGCCAATAAAGGCTTGTTCTGTCAGATGATTACCATCCCGCTGTTCAAAGAACACCGCATTCTCAGCCAAGTCGCCGGCCATGGCATGAACGTGGTCAAACTGTTGCCACCGTTGAATTTAACTCAAAAGGATCGCGACTGGATCGTCAACTCCCTGGACAAAACCATCGCCGACACCCACCAAGTGACGGGTTCAATCTGGACTTTGGGCAAAAACCTGGCCAGCCATGCGCTGAAAAAATAA